acATATTTTTACAAAGCATATCCAAGTGGAAAAACAAGGCAAAGTCATGTTTGACCTTTTAACAATCTATTCTGCAGAAAAGCGGCACATTGTAAATATAGCAACGTAAGatttaaaaaattcaaaacacattatttgaCTGAACAATAAACCAGAAGGTAAATACAAACAGGGTCTTGACAAAGGAAGTAGTGTTTTAATTGGTCTAGATTACTGTTTTATAGACACAGTGGTTTCCTTGACAGGAGTAAACTTATACACAATATTTCTCAAAGCCAAAAgaacaattaaaataaatatttatggctggatttctgtttttaaaaaccagagtagtgactaaaatctattgctTTGGAATGAGAGGTCTGTTTGTAAGAAATGAAAGATTTTCCGCAATTTTCTCGAGGGaatttttaatttgttaaacCATTTGTTTTGCCTGCTCAAAACATCAACAAATGTCTTCAGTTTTTAATTGGCTTATTTTGCACAAAGTTGAGGGCTTTCTGGTTCATGGAATTATAAGATTTTCACTGTTTTTCCAGACAACTGCTCTCAgtgacgaccccccccccccaagcacaaTCCTCAAAAATCCTTATTTTACCCAGTCACTCATCTTTTCTTCTTGCTCTCTTTCTTTGGTTTCTGTCGGGGCTGAGGGACAGATCCTTTAGCTTTCTTGCTCTGTTCTGTCCCTTGTGTGTCAATGTGTTCAGCCTCCTCCTATATTTAGGATTTAGATAGCACTTAACCCATCTGAATTAACAACAATACACTACTCAAAAATGTATCCGTAACCAGACAACAGAAACGGTCATATGACAGAAATGTATCTAAGGAAAATGTGAGCCTCTTACCTGGTTGTGCACCTTTGAAGAAGGTATTATCACGGCAAGAATACATACAAGCTGAAATATGGCACCCAGGAAGAGACCATAACGCAGGACATTTTCCAGGAAAGTCGGTTCGGGAACCTCAGGGGGTGTTAGATCTAGCTCCGGCGTCATGTTCTGTTTCCTTCCTTTTCCCCCTGTTTCGTTATCAGTATCAGTTCACCTAATATCATGTAATATGACACATATTTATATGTTGTATTAAAGGTTAATATTAAATGCAAATTGCattgcatttaatttaaaattcgtATGTACATGATAATCACGAGCAGCGCCCGAGAATCAGTTAACCCGAGACTGCATACAAGACTGTATACAAGACTGCAGAAAACGAGTTCAGGCTAGTGAAAACtaagaaataaatattatacCAGTTTGTGTAGCGTTAAATAAAACTTGGTTCAACTGTAAAATGCAACAAGTAACACAACAAAGAGGCAAATGTGAGCGTAATTCATAATAAATAGCAACCGTTAGCTAATTCAATGTACAGATGCAATTCTGAATCGTAGTTAGCTCAGTAGCTAACTAACCTGGATAAAATGCAACCTACGCATTAGggaaataaaacatatattttgaTAACGGAGGTGTGTGGTAAGTGTGTAGTTGGAATTTCATATAAAGCACTGAACGGGCAGtaaaattataaacttaaaagtTACCAGACAAGCAACACACCTACCAAAACACCAGGCTTCGGCGTCCACCGGATGTTGAATCAAGCAGCTTCCGGCCGTTGCTTCACGTTATTCTGCCGTAACTGTTACTGGATACATTTTTCCTTCACATCTGTTCTAGAATTGCATTAATCGCGTTGTGTGGTACTGTAAAGAAGCCTGTGAAACTAATCCAGATGAGCTACTAGAGATCCCACGCGTCTTTCAACCAAATAGAATCTTCTCAGAAGTCTTTCCATTGTCGCCGTCTGTTGTTCGCATTTGTAATACCACTTACTGGATTctcatttaataaatacaatcaACCTTATTATACCGAGAATAGTTCATATTTACATGACCACTTTGCAATCCACAGTAAAacgatatttataaaataaaacatctgcATTAAGGTTGTATTTCGTTCAAAGCAAATAAGATGTCTTTGTAATAATTATATACGTCTGATAATTAAAGTCCCTAAAGTTTATATAAGTCTGATAACTAAAGTTTGTGAAGGcctgtttttttaaactgaaaGTTTTACCTTAACATTACACAACAAAGTTACACAACATTGTAGGGATTTAGAAACTTTTGAAAAAATGCTGAGAACTAGTAAAATATTATCCCAAAAATAAAGTCTGATACACCACTGATGAAGTCTGATAACTGAGGGGTAATTTTCACTGCACTGTAAGTGCATTTGAATGCATTCAGATACCTGACAGTAAAGTATCAAATTGCAAATCTGAATACTGACTGGCGTAGGTCTGGTTTCAATACTGGTAGGTTCCAAATCAGCCCcaaaccccccgcccccctaaacacacaggGTATTCCCCCAGTATTGGTAGGGACATGCCCAAACCATCCAGATCCAAATCTATGCCATTAGCCAAAAACAATTACACTATATACAAACATTTGACACAGTCTATAGTTAGATATGGGTAAGATATGTGTTCAAATTTAAATTGTGTAAATTTACCCattcaataagaaaaaaatgataaatgtaacattacgGACACTGGAACATCAGATTggcaaattttgtatttttaaattgtaattaATATACAATAACAAAACAATCAATTTAATTCATCAGTAAACGTTTTGTAGTCTgtcataaaaaaacaatataaatgtgaAAACAAAGTATTTTAACAAAAGAAATAACTAATAACTAACATGAGATGCATAAATATAATCAGTTTGAATTTGTTAATATTAATAGCAAACTTTATCCAACAGCAAAATTATATTAATAGCAAAATTACCAAATCTTTTGAATTCCAGTTATATGGTGGCTCACTGGTAGCACAGTTGCCAGGGCTGGAGATCGGAATCGCCATTCTTTGTGTGGAGGGTTGACATTTTCTCCCTGTGTAATGCGGATTTCCTCTTGCAACTAGGCTGACAGGTGTTTCTAAATTGTCCAGAGGTCATGgttttgtgtatgtatgtttgctctatgatggactggcatcccagtaTCCATCTGTGCCTCCCATTCCATATTGCTGTGCTGGAAACGATGCAAACGCTGTTTTGAATAGGTAAATAGGATGTTGTTTTTAAACAATGTATGTTTGCTGTCcattataaatgttaaataatgcTATATGAATAGCATTTGTTAGAGCATTATATTAAAGTAAATATGTAGCATTTATTGTAAATTATATTAATGGGTAATGGCTAAAGCATATTCCTAACTCAAATTGGTAATTATGAAGAGAAGCTTACAGGGCTTTATTACAAATACCACTTCCAATTCCAGTACTAGGCCATTCCTAGTATAGCCTTTGGTATGTCTGTTTAGTATAGAGACTTATTTGAAGATATGCATTAAAAGCAATACATTGTGAATATTCCTATATAAAGTGTATTGGACATTTCAGTGTCCCAAAACCACAAGCAAAATGTTACTGTGTGAGATTtgatattaaaacaatatacggacaaaagtattggggcacacctcttaatcattgaattcagatgATTCATTCAGACCCCTTGGCACATGTGTATAAAATAatgcacctagccatgcagtcaggtttacaaacatttgtgaaagaatgggtcattctgaagagttCTAAACTTCCTCTGACATTAAGACCAGCACAAAAACTGCGCGCCAgtagcttcatggaatgggtctccatggccgagcagctgcatgcaagcctctcATCACCAAGTACAATGCTAAGCGTTGGATGGAGTGATAAAGCAAACTGCTACTGGACTcgggagcagtggaaacatgttctgtggagtgatgaatcatgcttctgcctggcagtctgatggacaacTCTGGGTTTAGCAGAGGGGTCAGTCTGCTGTGTTCAGTACATTCCCTCCCACTTGGATGCATCCATCTTGTATGTCACCATAGTCTTGTTCACCTTATTTACACCCAGACCTCGTGTCACATCATAGAACTCAGGACAATATTTATATGACATTGTCAAGGGTTTAGGCCACAATGACCAACCATAAGACATATTTATCCTTcagaataacaaaataaagAGTGGTTTTCAACCTTTCTTAAACCAGTGAGCCTAAATAAAACTATATCAGAGCTAGGGGGCCCATAAATAGGTGATCACATACTGTAAGTAGCTAAAATCTAAGGATAGGAAGGGGTGGTCAATATTTCTTGTTCTGGAGAGGTCTTGAAGGTATCTGTTATGTGGACCCCAGCTTGAAAACCCTGCTGCGTGCAACATTTCATATTGAATATTTGCAATATCCAAGTATATTACATGAGTGAaaaaacatatacatacatattcacTGCAGATCTGCTCACATTCAACACAGAACCGGCACACAGACTGTCTCACAAAAGCCATCGTGAAGATGCAGGAGTACAGCATTTTGCAGATAAAAAGGAATAATTGACCCTACACTGATTACGGCACTGTCATGTAATGGACATATGAAAAATTAGCATTTGTTAACACAGACCATGATATTCTGTATTGATGCATTCTTAATATTTGCATATCTCGCAatttaaaacattcataattGTGCATCcgagaaaaacaaaataaactatataatGTGGAGCTTTCCTGTACAGAATCATTGGTACGTATTATAATAAACATCAACTCAGAGAAAAAGTCAACAAACTATGCCATTTGGAAGCACTGAGATCggtgtcagaaaaaaaaatcaccatttTTAGCCAAGCTGACTTCATTAATGAGGTGACTGTCCAAATGCCCAGGAGCGTTCTGGAGGCTGAACTCCTCAAAATATTCATCCTCTACTTTTGACCTCTGCCGTGGACTGTCATGTCCTTCCTTATGATGTCGTCAACTAGAGGGAAAAAGGAGCATAAAATGGTAATTGAATATATGGGTGCATCCATAAAGATTTATTTACAGGCTGAAGTTCATCTGAAGGCATTTCGTTCTTCATACTCTCTTTATCCTGTAAAATGTTTCAGCAACATCCAACAGAGGAACAGTTTAACTTTGGCACAAAATGTCTCTCGGTGGCACAAAGTGGGTGGGCATAGAATTAACTGCCCTTACTTTTTATGCTGGAATTCAGCACGAAGGCAGTTTAGTGGTTAAGCACAACCTTATAATATATGTTGTCTTAAGGCAATGTCACAATCCACCGTTACAGAGCAATAACAGATGCGTATTTGTATCTAAAAATCAAAATAAGTTTTATTAGAACTTATTCGGGTGCTGCACTACCTTGGTGAGCCCACGCACAGGAAGACAACCACAAATTTGAAGACATGTCTCTTCATTTATGTGGGGTCTCTTTATTTGCTATGACTTCCTGTTGTTCTGTAGAACAAAGTGGCCAAAGAGCAGACATGGAAACTTTTACTGTGTCATTGTTTTTTCAAGGTGTAATTCTAAGAAATATGTCTGATATTGCTGAAATGACAGCAGGGAACCCATTGCTAGCCTGTTCAGGTTCTCGTTAACTTTTTTATTTAGCAGTAATAGGAACCTGTACTGCTATGGATGGTGGGTGGATGGTGTCAACCTATTGTGGAAACTACTTATAAAATCaattctttaattatattttcACAGATAGTTAATACTGCTCAACAGATTCATTAATGAAAACATAGTTTCCCAATTAAACCTTCATTAAGACGTGGCTGTATGATAATACAACTTTTTTGTATGTCAGTATGATTCTATATTTTATGTTGCAGAAACCATATAAAAGTAACATTTCTGACCCTGTTAGAGTATTTTATATGCTTTTGTGAAACACTAAAGTCAGATATCACCTATGTTGGATGTGTGAATCGATGCCCCCATTAGACTGAGCGACAGACACAATGTTTGATGTAAGATACATGCTGATCAAATGTGGCAGAATGGAGCAGATAGCAAACTGAAGAGGGTATGTCAGTTATCTCTAATACCCATCAGAAACCATGCGTCACTGTTAACAAACATAACGCCTCAGTGTATTTTTCGGTGTTCAGTTCAAAAGTACAATTCAACCCATGTAACAAAGCTCATGGACTTAATTGTGTCAAGCAGAAATAGAATTAAGTGAGTCCTTTATTCATTAAcatattaatttttttacatacatacatacatacatacttgAGTATTTAGGCATACAGGTACCTTGAAATATGGTGTAACCTTCTAGCCAGCAGAGTTCCACACTATCTGATGGCTTCTGTATACTACATTATATAGTATATTGCAAAAATTAGAAGCACAGCACATAAAATGGTACAAACAGATCATACAAGTAAAAGACTAAGTTGGTGTTTAAACCGAAACAAAACTAATGCTAATGAATCACCTGTGGCcagattttttgtttgtttgcatgtaATCATAAACCAGAGGTACCACGACCTATTTAAAGCTTTGACCTACATAGTACGATGAAGGAGGAGAGCTCGTGGCAGCCGGGAGCGGCAGATGCgcctctgcccccccgccccgccccgcccccacccaccTACTGCACTCTCAAAATCATAAGCGAGCAACTCGGAGCTTCAAAGGCGGCCCCTACCTCCGGACACCCACATACGGCTGCCTGCAGCAAAATCTCACACTCCTTACTCTCTCTTTACATTCACATATTTAGTGATTTACAGAGGTTATTCATATCTTTACTGAGATTGTTCAACTCAAATCACACCTTCTGACCTTTAGATGTTAGAAAGGACACTTGCATCCTAAGATCAGATCAGTTTTTGTACTTTTCTAAAGAATATTTAAGATGTAAAACATTACATAAATGTACCTATAGGTGTTTGGAAAATATATGTTTCATGTTTATAGCTGAATCTCACTTTCTGCAGAAGTTTCGTTATtagtttgatttaaaaaaagaaagttttcTGACACAGATCAGCCCAATCCTCTGGTCTAAGCACTTGTGAAATGAGCAAAAAATGCAGAGATTACTCATTACGTAAAAACCCTATGCGCATTTCCTATTAAGATGATGTTTTGGATAAATCTGCCAGCTGATACCGGCGTTTATGCAATCTGTTGTTCTTCAAAGAAAAAACACTGAATGGACAAAAAGCAAAATTTAAAGCCTGCTCACCGTCATCCAGGTAGGCTTGGTCGAGGTTCTCCTGCTTAATGTTGACGTTCCCAGAAGCAGCTGCTTTCTTGTCCTCAGGCTGGGGAAACTTCTGCTCTGGGAGAGGCCTACTCTTTGGGAGCGTCTGACTGTAAGGCTGAGGCTGGATTACAGGGGGGCAGGCTTCTGGTAGAGCTGCTGAGGCCGTGACAGCTGCCTGGGGGCAGTTGTTGGTGTATACAACTTGCTTGTGCTCCGCTTGCGAAGCTGGGAGCATCTGGCCAGGGTGCAACAGCTGGACTGCAGGGGCGTTGACGCATGTGGAAAGAGCTGGCGGCATGGCGTGGACAAGCATGGGATGGTGGACCTCTGGGACTACAATGCCCAGCTGGTGGTAGATCCCTGAGCTCCGGCTTCCCGGAGAGAAGGCAACAGGAGGGTTTGGCTGCTGGGGACAGAGCTCAGGCCCAGGCAGGTTAGAGTGCCGCGGCTGGCAGTTTGGCACGGTGGCACCAAGGCAGCTTTCCACGTTGATCCGGCTGAAGGGGTTGTGGTAATAGTCATGGGCCTGAGGCGCTGTATAGCTTGATCGTCCACACAGGGAGCCATCCAACGGCTCTGTTTTAATGTAGGGAGCTGAAGAGGAGATATCAGGCAGGAATTAGGATTTATGAATAGTTTTATGCATAGTAGTTCATATTTTCTCCAGTAATTCTCTCAGTAATTTCTGCATACCCCATCTTGCCCTCCAAGAGAGACACtgacacattttatatatactgtaggaGAGCAAAGCttgcagggctagacataaggatttaggagggcacagccactttggccttggctattcatattttttctagggcacaaggccattaagcctgggcacaaggccaaaatctggagtaaattagctagtgtgcagtggtattgttttttgtgaagtcattgacaaattaaaaatttgaaaaaatatttttttcatttatttaaatttcataggaca
This genomic interval from Paramormyrops kingsleyae isolate MSU_618 chromosome 8, PKINGS_0.4, whole genome shotgun sequence contains the following:
- the manbal gene encoding protein MANBAL, producing MTPELDLTPPEVPEPTFLENVLRYGLFLGAIFQLVCILAVIIPSSKVHNQEEAEHIDTQGTEQSKKAKGSVPQPRQKPKKESKKKR